In the Candidatus Cloacimonas sp. genome, TACTTACTGATCGGCAAAGAGATAGCTGCATAATATAAAATATTTCTTACTTTTAGGTATATAGCCATTTTTACACTTGTCTGTTTCTTCTTAAAGGTGTGCAGATCAAGACCATCCCGAAAGCATCCGATATGGCGATACGGGATGGTTACGGGTTGGTTTTCAGGCGTAGCCGAGTTATGAGTAAGGAAGAAGACGCTTGCAAGTGAATTATGGATAAGCTACCAGATAGAGTGCGAAAAAGTAAAATTTCATTAGGAATCAAATGGCTGAGTTGAAATCTGCTTCAGGATATTATAGCTAATGTAAAACGCAATTGTCTTGTTATTTACTCTGTAATTTCTGTCTAAAATGCAATTGTTAGAAAATATGGCTGCTGGAAATGTGGGTTAATCCCCAATATGAGTGTAGTTTCTAATACCTTTACTGATCAGTTCAATGGATTCCGCCAAGGATGGCATAGCGGAAAAGTATTTACTGTAAATAATCTTCAGATCTTGATGTTCCTTATTCAGGGGATTTACATCGGGCAATTCATACAGCAAATCATAGTCCTCATTGGCTTTTACGGTTGCATATTCATAATCGACAGTGCGGATGTAATTTCCTTCCTCATCAAAAAGGCCTAAAATAAAAAAGCCCGTTATTTCAACGGACAATTTATTATGCAAAGAAACATAAACATCGGCAGGATGAGGTAATTTGGCTACATCATAGAGGAAAAGTTCATCTTGTGACACTGGAACAACATTGATCTCACTATCTAAATCAAATGCTTGTTCATCAATCCAGTTACCAGAATAGGAACGAGCAGATCTAAAACCGCCAAAATAAGCAAGCGATCGTTCTTCGTATTCTTTCATTCCCGGGTCATTGATTAGATAGGATGAAGGTTTGTCAGAAGGACCATCCTGCTTGATAACCAACACCCAATGGCTTCTTCTGCCGGTAACTTTTACAATAACTTTGTTACCTTTTCCCAGTTCGCCAGAAAGAAAATCCCAATCATTACGCTTTGTGCTTTGGGCAACTAATTCCAGTCCTAATCCACTGCCGTCAATTTCTCCGGGAATTTGCCAGCGCATATTGCTGCCAGAATATCCACCATTTTTTTGTAACCATTCATTTAAGCGGTCAGGCGTCATATATTGATTGCTTGCTTCTGCATTTAATAACATAGAAAGACAACTGAGAACACAGCCACTACTACCGATGGAACTTCGGCTCGAACCCAATTGTTCTGATTTCCAGCGCTCGTCGCTTTGCGAATACCAGTTAAAACTTCCTGCCAATAAAGGCAAACACAAAAGCAAGGTTAAAATTAATGTATTGAATCTCTTCATAAGCAAGTCACCATTAGTTAACAGAATGAAAAACAATCATTTATGCTTTTGAAACCAAATATATGGCAGGACTGATTTGTCAAACTTTTTTTTAGCTTAATAGGCAAAGACAACTCCGCTGACGGGGAAAATCCATTCATCCGGTCGGCTGGAAACGCTAATTTCGTTATTGGTAATATTCACCACCGGGTCTTTATCCTGTCCGGAAAAAAAAGGTACACAATCCACACTCGCAATGTCCTGAGGAAAATGGAAGGAAATATTCACGCCGCGCGTAAGTTCCGTGATAAAAACGCTGAATTGATGCGTAGATATAGGATACAATGTCTGAGTATTTATCATAAAATGCACTTTTTTACCTATCTTTTTCTTCAGGTCAGGATGGCTGCATTTAATTTCCAGGCAGTCATTTATGTAGTTTACGGAGGTCTCCAAAATGAGCTCATCCACTTGTGCCAAACAAACTATAAAGTTTTCAGTGTTCAGTTTGAAGCTATCATCCATCAGCCATCTGTATTCAACATCATTGCGTTTAAAATAATGTCTTAAAACTTCATCAGAAGAAGCGCAGGCAACTAAAAAATAATCATTGCTCAGCACTTTATCAAAACTGAGGGTAGTGGTTGCCTTATAATAGCCGGCGTTTAAAGAACAGGAAAAGACGATTTGGTGCTGAAAATTATGGCGATAATGAATGTCCTTATCCTTGTAAAAAAAGAAATCCCGCAGCATTTCACGATAGATAAGTTCGCCAATTTCTATGTTTTGCATTCGTTGAGCGATGGCAGATTCGATTATTTGGTTCAGTTTAGTATCAGGAAAATCATCAGGGACAAAATCTCGCCGGGATAAAGGTGTGCTGTGCAGCAATTTACCATCTTGAAAATAATACCGTTTGGCGCGTCTGCCAACCTGACAAAGCAATTCATAGGAACTTCCGTTGTAATGGGCAACCAAATTTTCCGCTCTAATTTCTTTGCTCTCTCCGCCCAAAAGAATTGCCGTATCCCCAATTGCTGGAGCTTTTACTTCGCTTAAATCAATACAAATCATATCCATAGAAATGCGGCCAATTACTTGGCATAATTGATTATTTAGCCATACTACTCCGCAATTGGAAAGCATAAAATCATAACCATCGGCATAGCCAATGGGCAATATTCCATAAATACAATCCTTGGGGGCAATCCAAGCACGGTTATAACCGATTGACTCCCCTTTTTTAATCTGCTTGATTTGCGAAAGAGTAGTTTTAAATTTCATAACAGGTTGTAAACCAATGTCGTTATGAGACGGAATTTGAATTCCATAAGCCATAATGCCTATGCGAACTAAATTAGTCCCTTTTCCCAGTCCATTTACAAGTGCGTGAGAATTATTGATATGCACATATTTGGGTTTTGCCGGTAGCTTGTCTATTATTTTCCTAAAGCGTTCTTCTTGCAGTTGGCTAAATTCAAGATCATTTTCTGCAGAAGCAAAATGACTGAAAATACCCTCTATGACCAGATTATCCATTTCTGCTATTTTAGAATAAAAGGAAAGGAATTCACTATCCAAAATTCCGCTACGGTGCATACCTGTATCTACCTTCAAATGAACAATTGCTTTTATGTTTCTAATTTTGGCTGCCTTATTCAAGTCCTTGGCAAAATTGTAAGAAGATACATTTACAGCTAAGTTATTATCTAAAATGAGTATAATTTCATTCTTCAGGCAGGGAGAAAGAACTAAAATAGGAGATTTTAAGCCCTGCAATCTTAATAAACGCCCTTCTTCCGGATTGGCGACTCCTAAATAAACTGCTCCTTCCGAACAAGCAATTTGGCTTATTTCACTGGCTCCATGTCCATAAGCGTCTGCTTTCACAATCATCATAAATTGTTGCTGGGGATTTAAGTATTGCTTTAAAATATTTAGGTTTGCCTTAAAAGCAGAGAGGTCTATTTCCACTCTGCTTCTATCGGTGATTTTCTTCTGTAACATAAGCTATAAATACTTGGCAGCTAAATCTGCCAATGCGCTGCGTTCACCCTTATCCAAAGTGATGTGTCCAACCATAATTTCTCCCTTGAATTTTTCCACTAAAACGGAAAGCCCATTACTTTGCGAATCAAGATAGGGAATATCGATCTGGTAAGGATCTCCGGTTAGAACTACTTTGGTATTTTCGCCGGCACGCGTAATAATTGTTTTCATTTCATGAGGGCTTAAATTCTGCGCTTCATCGATGATAAAGAATTGATCTGGTAAGCTGCGGCCTCGGATATAAGTTAAAGGTTCCAATTCCAGCAAGTCATAATCAGTTAGGTAATTAATATCTGTTTTTTTATTATCTTTTCCGGAGGTGTGCAGTTTATCGGAATGGGCAGAAAGTAATATGTCCATATTATCATAAATGGGCTGCATCCAAGGATTAAATTTTTCACTTTTGGAGCCGGGAAGATAGCCCAAGTCCTTGCCCAAAGGAGAAATTGGACGCGAGATAACCAGGCGGGAATATTTTTTTTCTTCCACTACTTTATGCAAGCCAGCAGCCATCGCTAAAAGTGTTTTCCCCGTGCCTGCTCTGCCGGATAAACTCACTAAGCGGATGCTGTCATCCAAAAGAATATCTAAAGCCATTTCCTGTTCAAAATTGCGTGCTTGGATGCCATATATTTGCTGTCCTGTGTAGTGATTTATTTTATAGAGCTGATTTCTACCCTTATGATAACGCAAAGTGATATATTTGGCGGAATTATTAGGATCAAGTACACGAACAAACTGATTGGCAAAAAAATCACCAAAAATATTGTCAATGTATCCTTTCTGTTCCAATTCCCGATATTGTTCTGTTTCTAACTCGATAATTTCCCAACCCGTAAAGAATTCATCATATTTAATCGAATCGGTCTCAAAATTCTCAGCATTGATACCTACACAATCAGCTTTCACCCGCACATTTACATCTTTGGAAACAAGAGTTACGATGGACTGGGGATATTTTTCTTTCAGATATAATGCCGTGCCAATAATCATATTATCATTTTTGTCCATATATAAAAGGCGGGAAGCAGTAGCTACAATATCTTCCGTAATTACAACCTGAATAGTGCCTCCATTTTCTGTAGGAACGCCTTCTTTCAAACTGCCTTTTTTACGCAAAGCATCCAAATATCTACCAATCTGACGCGCATTTCTGCTTTTTTCATCTACGCCTTTTTTAAACTGATCAACTTCTTCTATAACGACGATGGGTATAACCACTCTGTTATCCTCAAAGGAAAAAAGAGCTTGTGGATTGTGAATTAGAACATTCGTATCCAGAACAAAGATTTTCTTTTCCATATCTATATCTTCCTTTTCTGTATATAATAATGTTTTTCTTTCTGCAGCCAAATGCAATGTTCTCTATCTCTCTAACCAAATCTATAAAGAACAAATATATGGTTATTTGAACTGCATTCAAAAAATCTTATCGTGAGACAATATACAATAATTGAAACATTATCTGCTGAGTCAATGTTTATTTTCTCTGTTGCATCAATCCTTCTGATTTTAAGTATTAAAATAGATAAAAAAATGGTGCTGAAGGGGGGACTCGAACCCCCATGAACGCATTGTTCACTAGTCCCTGAAACTAGCGTGTCTACCAATTTCACCACTTCAGCACATTGCTTATTCTTCTATTTTTAACAGGTGTTTTTTGTCAAGCACGAAATTTCGTTAAGTTAAGAATTTAGCGGATTGAAGCCGATAAACACTGATTATGAGGAAGGATTATTTTATCAAACAGGCATTTTCTTACTTTGGGCACGCCAATAACTTAATAAAATAAAGCCAAAACCGTAAAAGTTCATACTTGTTTAGATTTTCATATCATCTACCTACGATAACCTAATTTCGTAATTTACAAGATTTTCCTTGACGGTAAAACCCTAATTTAAAGGTTGACAGTAAATAAGCAACAAATATAAAAATAAAGGAGATTCATTAATGAAACGCAAAGTTATCATTATGGGAGCTGCTGGAAGGGACTTTCAAAATTTCAATGTTTACTTCCGCGATAATAAGGACTATGAAGTTGTAGCTTTTACGGCTACCCAAATTCCTGGAATTGATGATAAGAAGTATCCTGCTGCATTAGCCGGAAAACTTTATCCAGAAGGAATTAAAATTCATCCCGAAAGTGAAATTAAGAGCTTAATTAAGAAACACAATGTGGATATGGTTGTGTTGGCTTATAGTGATCTTCCTTTTGAAGTTGTGATGCATAAGGCATCTTTAGTGAATGCTTGTGGTGCCGATTTTATGTTAATGGGAACCCAAAATACCAGCATTAAAACCAGCAAACCATTAGTAACGGTATGTGCCGTAAGAACTGGATGTGGAAAATCTCAAACTACCAGAGCAGTTGTTAAAGCCCTAAAAGCAAAAGGACTGAAGGTTGTTTCTATTCGTCATCCTATGCCTTATGGAGATCTGGTAAAACAAAAAGTACAAAGATTTGCTGAACTGGAAGACCTCAAAAAACACAACTGCACTATTGAAGAAATGGAAGAATATGAACCACACATTATGATGAATAGTGTGATTTATGCAGGCGTAGATTATGCAGCAATCTTAAAAGAAGCCGAAAAAGAAGCTGATGTAATTGTTTGGGATGGTGGAAATAATGATATACCTTTCTACACTTCCGATAAAGAAATAAAAATTGTGGTAGTTGATCCGCATCGTCCTGGAGACGAGATTTCTTATTATCCCGGAGAAACAAATGTCCTATTGGCTGATGTAATTGTAATCAATAAAATTGATAGCGCTGATTTGATTGATATAAATGAAGTGAGAGAAAATGTGCGTGCCATCAATCCCACCGCTCAAATCATTGAAGCTGCTTCACCTCTATTTGTAGATCATCCGGAAATGATTTTGGGCAAGAAAGTTCTGGTCGTGGAAGATGGACCTACTTTAACACATGGAGAAATGACTTATGGCGCAGGTGTCGTGGCAGCAGAAAAATATGGCTGTGCCGATTTGGTTGATCCTCGTCCTTGGGCTGTAGGAGAAATAAAACAGACCTTCGAAAAATATCCTGATATAGGTATTTTATTACCAGCCATGGGTTATAGCGCTAAGCAAATTAAAGACCTCGAAAAGACCATTAATAGCACCGAATGTGACTCCGTTATTATTGCTACTCCTATAGACCTACGGCGTCTGATTAAAATAAATAAGCCAGCATGTCAAGTTAGCTATGAATTACAGGAAATTGGGATACCCACAATCGCTGATGTGCTGAAGAATTTCGGAAAGAAATCTAACAAAAAATAACAATTATAAGTATGGAGGTGGTTTTTTCCCACCTCCATTTCCGGTTTTTATATTTTAGTCGTATAGTTAATTATGCTGTTATCTCTTACAGTATATTAGCCGTTTGCTCATAATTAAACAAAGAGGAATTGAAAATGCCAAAAACAGCTGTTCTCGCTCTGGGTGGAAATGCTATAATCAAAGCTGGTGAACCAGGAACCATAACACAACAGTTTGCTAACACGCGTGAATCACTCGGTGGAGTTGTGGAATTAATAAAACGCGGTTATCATCTAAGTATAACTCATGGAAATGGACCTCAAGTTGGAAACCTTCTTCGTCAACAAGAATTAGGAGAAAAGGAAGGTATTTCACCTTTACCTTTAGGTGTGTTAAATGCAGCCACCGAAGGAACGATGGGCTATATGATTGAACAGAGTTTACAAAATAAACTGCATAAAAGTGGAATACAAAAACAAGTTATAACCATTATTTCACAAGTAGTAGTAGATAAAAATGATCCCAGTATGCTAAATCCAACTAAATTTGTGGGAAGCACTTATTTTTCTGCAGAACAAGCAGAAGAACTAAAAATTAAATTGGGTTGGACTCTCAAAGAGGACTCAGGTAAAGGATATCGCAGAGTTGTTCCTTCTCCTCATCCGGTGGAAATAATTCCCGGAGCTACAATCAAAGAACTGGTAGATAGGGGAGAAATTGTTATTGCAGTTGGCGGAGGTGGTATCCCTATTTATATTGAAGAAGATGGAACTTACGAAGGAGTAGATGCAGTAATTGATAAGGATTTTGCTTCTGCTTTATTAGCTCTGGAGATTAAGGCAGATCTATTTGTGATTTTAACTGGGGTGGAAAAGGTCTCCATAAACTACGGTAAAGCAAATCAGCAAGATTTGGATAAATTAACGATTTCCGAAGCCAAACAGTATTACGCAGAAAAGCAATTTCCAGCAGGTAGTATGGGACCTAAAATTATGGCTGCAATTGATTTTCTGGAGCGCGGGGGCTCGGAAGTGTTGATTACTTCCATAGATAAAATCGTAGATGCCATAGAGGGTAAAACAGGAACCCGAATTCTGTAGCTGAAGGTTCCAGACCTAATATTGTTCCTGTATCAAATACGGAACGATATTGCAATTTCATTATCAGTATATGGTTATAAAGATAGAAAGAAATTGCAGCATACGCATTCACAGCTCGAAGAAATAAAAGTTAATAACTAAATCACTGTAACCTTAAGGAAATCAGGAATTGGCTCTAATATTGCAACATTATGGCCAAGAAAATGAAAATATAGAGGTTATAATGAAACAATCTAAATGTTTAACATTGCTATTCGTAACCATTCTACTGTTGCCATTAGCAATATTTGCCAATAGCGGTAGTGATAAAAATGCCTTTAGTATAATAAATTCCAGTAGTTCAGAGATAAAAATTCAATTCTCGTTACCTGAATGGCAGATTAAACAAATTGATGATAAGGGTGAAATTAGAAAACAAATAAAAGTTCAAGATACTCCCTATTTATTTATAGATGAAGATGAAACACTCCCTGTTTTTTCTACAATGATTGCTATTCCGAATAGGGGAGGGGTGAATCTCCTTGTTTCCAATAGCTCAAAATCCACAATTAACGATTTTACCGCTGATTTTAATGATGTTTTGATGCGAGAAAGTCAGCAGGGTAGATATTCTGATGTTCTTTATCCTGCCAATAATGTCGTAATTTCAGAGCCACAGATATTGCGCGATTTCAGAGTGATAACTTTAAACATTTATCCCTTTCAATATAACCGGAATAACCGGACCCTATTTATTAATGAAAATATGGAGATAACCTTAAAGTTTGATAATCGGACAGCTGGCAACGAACTGAATTCCGATACTGATGTATCTTGCAGTTTTGATTGTATTTACAAGGGGCTTATATTAAACTATGATTCCGTAATGCAAACACGGAATGTTAGTTATAGAAATCCTGTGATGCTGGTTATTTATGGCAATTTTACAGATACAAACTATTTATCCAAAATAAATGAATATGTTACCTGGAAAAGGCAGAAGGGCTTTATTGTAAACGCTGTTAGCACCAGTGTTACCGGAACATCCAATACAAGCATAAAGAGTTATATCCAAAATGCTTATAACAATGTATCCACTCGCCCCGATTATATTACTTTGATTGGAGATACAGATGGAAATATTGCCGTACCAAGTAATAGCTCTTATGTGGATTATCAATATACCTGGCTGGCTGGTAACGATAACTTGGGTGATGTGATGATTGGCAGGATTTCCGTTAATTCTACTTCTGATCTGGATGTAATTATGGCAAAAATTATTTCTCTGGAGAAGAATATCAGCCAGCATTCAACTGATTGGTTGAATAGAATGGTTTTAGTAGGAGATTCCAGCTCTTCAGGTATCTCAACGATTTATACAAATAGATACATTCGTGATATTTCGGAAGAAATTAATCCTGCATATACTTATACTGAGGTCTATGGTTCCAGCCCCAGTAACACAACAACTAATAGTGCAATTAATCAAGGTGTTGCCTTTTATAACTTCCGGGGTTATATAGGTATGAATAGTTGGCCCAGCACAATGTCTTCCTTATATAATTCCTATAAACTCTTTCATTCAGTATTTATTACTTGTAACACTGGAACTTTCTATGGCTCTTCTCAAACCTCTACTACAGAACAAGTTATTCGTATGGGAACCGCTGCGTCTTTAGGAGGTGCCGTAACTTCAATTGGAATGGCTACTTCATCCACTCATACACCAATGAACAATTGTTTGAATGTAGGTATCTTTCACGGAATTTACAATCTGGGAATGAGGGATATGTCTTCCGCAATGCTTTATGCAAAGTTATACCTGAATTCTATTTATGGTATAAGCCATCCTACTCAAGCATTGGATTTTGCCGGTTATTGTAATCTGATGGGTGATCCTACTGCTATGGTTTATGTAGGAACTCCTGGAAGTTTTACCGTTATGGCTCCTGCAACTATTCCTACCGGTTCAACCAATGTCAGAATTGGAACAACAAATAATAACGGAGAATGCGTTGAAGGTGCTTATGTAACTTTAACAACGACTTCCGGTTTACAGTTAACCGGAATTACGGACGCTACCGGTTTTGTTACTATAAATCTACCTTCCGATTTAAGTCAGAACCTGGTTTTAACCGTTGCTAAGGATGATTATATGGCGTTTACTGGAACAATAACATTAAACACGAATGGAGGCATTGTATATGACAGCTATGTTTTGGATGATGATACGGCTACAGGAAATGGCGATGGAACACTTAATGCTGGTGAAGAAGTAAACCTCTATGTAACTTTGAAAAATACGGGTTCATCTACTCTGTTCGTTAATGGTAGTGTAACTACTACAGATTCTTTTATAACTTTGAGACAATATGATCGCTTGGAATTTGGGGATATTGCTGCCGGTAATTATGGTGAAAACATTACTCCCATTGTATTTTCCGTTTCTCCCACCTGCCCTGACCGACATACTTCTATTTTAGTTCTTACGGCTCAAGCATCAGGCAATAATTGGACGATAAACATCCCTGTTATCGTTCGTAATGGTAACCTGGAAATGCAAAGCTATACCTTTGTTGGTATAACTAATAATATTATCACTCCAGGAGTTTCCTGTCCCTTTACTTTTTCTCTGAAAAACACAGGTATTTCTACTCTACAAAATGTTTACGGTAATTTACAGTCGCTCAGTAATTATTTCGTGGTTCAGGATGCTGAGGGTTTTTTTGGCAATATTGCACCCAATTCTACGGTCACTAATAGTTCTGACAGTTTTACTATTTTTGCTCGTGGCAGCAGTGTAAACGGAATGGTTATTCCGTTGATTCTTACACTTTCTAACGCTAATGGCTACATACAAACATTACATTTAAGTATTACCATCGGAACAACTATTGTGAATGATCCTTTAGGTCAGGATGCTTACGGGTATTTTATCTATGATCAAACGGATATTGCTTATCCACTATGTCCCGCCTATCAATGGATTCCTATAGCTCCTACTGAAGGAGGAAGTGGAACATTACTTTCCTTAACAGACCCGGGTAATGCTTCTGATGAAGGGGATGCTACGAACGCCGTAGCTATTCAGACAATAAATTTACCTTTTCCCTTTACTTTTTACGGCAGGCAATATACTCAGGCATCCATTACTTCCAATGGCTTTATTGCATTTGGTGCTACACAAGATGCGGACTGGAGAAATTGGCGTTTACCGGGTGCTGGAGGTCCTAATTGTATGATTGCCGCTTTCTGGGATGACCTGCAGTTGGGCACTGGAAGCGGAGTTTATACTTATTACAATTCTGGGAATCATTATTTTGTGGTGGAATGGTATAATCTAATATCAGGATTTGACAATGCAACTAATGAAACCTTTCAAGCAATATTATATGATCCTGTTTATTATCCCACTATAACTAATGACGGGCAAATCAAACTCCAATATAAGGTCTTTAATAATATAGACCAAGGTAGTGGGGATACATATCCCCATGGAAATTATTGTAGCATTGGCATTAAAGACCACTACGGAACTGATGGACTGGAATATACTTTCAACAATACTTATCCTACAGCGGCAAGCCCTTTAAGTAATGAAAAAGCATTGTTTATAAGTACTCCTGGCATAATTTCCGGTTTACCACATCTGAACATTGCTGGAACAACTATTCTTGACTCCAATTTTAATAACCATCTGGAACCGGGTGAAACAGCTCAACTGCAAGTTTTACTTATAAATAACGGGCTTTCTGTTGCAGAAAATGTTACCGCCGTGCTTACCTGTTCCGATTCTTATGTTACAATTAATAATAGTACAGCTAATTACGGAAATATTGCTGCTGATTCTCAAGCTTTACCTCAAAACAATTTTATTTTAAGTATATCTCCCTCTTGCCCTGGAGGTCATACAATTAACTTTGCATTAACTCTTTCAGGCAGTGGATTAAATTGGAATTATTCCTTTTCTCTGGAGGTTTATGTTCCAATACTTGAATTTGGAACTTATACTGTGTTAGATTCTAATGGTGACTTTGATGAAATATTAGATCCCGGTGAAACAGCAAGCATCTCTGTTCAATTATTGAATACTGGAGAAGTAGCCAGCACTGCTGGAACGGTAATGATTACTACATCTACTGAAGGAATTAATATTATTGCAGGAACAGCTCAGTTTGCCTCCATTGCTGGAAACGGAACTGCTACTCTTGTTTTTACTCTTAGTGCGGATGCTTCAGTTGCCGTTGGAACTATGGCTGATATTCTGTGTTCCGCCGTTGCCGGAAATTATTCTGCCTCAACGAATATTATTCTGGAAATCGGAGCACCTTTAGAAATTACAATCGGGACTGGAACCGGAACGCAAAATTATCCTTTGGATAGATATTATAACTATTCTGCGCATGAAGCAATTTATCTTGCCAGCGAAATTGGTATTGCAGGTGAAATTAAGTCCCTTGCTTATTATAAAGCTCAAGGTGTAGATGTAAACCCGATAGAAAGTGTATCTATTTATCTGAAACATACGCAAAGCACAAACCTCAGCTCCGGAGATTATAGTTTGGATGGATATACATTGGTTTATAACGGTTCTTTGCCTAATAATGCAACTTCCGGTTGGATGGAAATTACTCTAAGCCCAAGGTTCCTTTACAATGGAGTCGATAATCTTTCTGCCCTCTGCGTAAAAGGATATCAACAATACATAAACAATTATCCATTGTGGAGTTATACCAGTAGTGCATCATCACGGGCAAGGCAAAATCATAGTGATAGTGCAGCTCCCACAGATCTTTCCGCTACCAACAATCTACCTAATATCCGCTTTAAAATCTTTGCAGATAACAGTATAATCTTTCCCCCCACTGCTTT is a window encoding:
- the arcC gene encoding carbamate kinase, yielding MPKTAVLALGGNAIIKAGEPGTITQQFANTRESLGGVVELIKRGYHLSITHGNGPQVGNLLRQQELGEKEGISPLPLGVLNAATEGTMGYMIEQSLQNKLHKSGIQKQVITIISQVVVDKNDPSMLNPTKFVGSTYFSAEQAEELKIKLGWTLKEDSGKGYRRVVPSPHPVEIIPGATIKELVDRGEIVIAVGGGGIPIYIEEDGTYEGVDAVIDKDFASALLALEIKADLFVILTGVEKVSINYGKANQQDLDKLTISEAKQYYAEKQFPAGSMGPKIMAAIDFLERGGSEVLITSIDKIVDAIEGKTGTRIL
- a CDS encoding cyclic 2,3-diphosphoglycerate synthase produces the protein MKRKVIIMGAAGRDFQNFNVYFRDNKDYEVVAFTATQIPGIDDKKYPAALAGKLYPEGIKIHPESEIKSLIKKHNVDMVVLAYSDLPFEVVMHKASLVNACGADFMLMGTQNTSIKTSKPLVTVCAVRTGCGKSQTTRAVVKALKAKGLKVVSIRHPMPYGDLVKQKVQRFAELEDLKKHNCTIEEMEEYEPHIMMNSVIYAGVDYAAILKEAEKEADVIVWDGGNNDIPFYTSDKEIKIVVVDPHRPGDEISYYPGETNVLLADVIVINKIDSADLIDINEVRENVRAINPTAQIIEAASPLFVDHPEMILGKKVLVVEDGPTLTHGEMTYGAGVVAAEKYGCADLVDPRPWAVGEIKQTFEKYPDIGILLPAMGYSAKQIKDLEKTINSTECDSVIIATPIDLRRLIKINKPACQVSYELQEIGIPTIADVLKNFGKKSNKK
- a CDS encoding PhoH family protein, whose protein sequence is MEKKIFVLDTNVLIHNPQALFSFEDNRVVIPIVVIEEVDQFKKGVDEKSRNARQIGRYLDALRKKGSLKEGVPTENGGTIQVVITEDIVATASRLLYMDKNDNMIIGTALYLKEKYPQSIVTLVSKDVNVRVKADCVGINAENFETDSIKYDEFFTGWEIIELETEQYRELEQKGYIDNIFGDFFANQFVRVLDPNNSAKYITLRYHKGRNQLYKINHYTGQQIYGIQARNFEQEMALDILLDDSIRLVSLSGRAGTGKTLLAMAAGLHKVVEEKKYSRLVISRPISPLGKDLGYLPGSKSEKFNPWMQPIYDNMDILLSAHSDKLHTSGKDNKKTDINYLTDYDLLELEPLTYIRGRSLPDQFFIIDEAQNLSPHEMKTIITRAGENTKVVLTGDPYQIDIPYLDSQSNGLSVLVEKFKGEIMVGHITLDKGERSALADLAAKYL
- the alr gene encoding alanine racemase, producing the protein MLQKKITDRSRVEIDLSAFKANLNILKQYLNPQQQFMMIVKADAYGHGASEISQIACSEGAVYLGVANPEEGRLLRLQGLKSPILVLSPCLKNEIILILDNNLAVNVSSYNFAKDLNKAAKIRNIKAIVHLKVDTGMHRSGILDSEFLSFYSKIAEMDNLVIEGIFSHFASAENDLEFSQLQEERFRKIIDKLPAKPKYVHINNSHALVNGLGKGTNLVRIGIMAYGIQIPSHNDIGLQPVMKFKTTLSQIKQIKKGESIGYNRAWIAPKDCIYGILPIGYADGYDFMLSNCGVVWLNNQLCQVIGRISMDMICIDLSEVKAPAIGDTAILLGGESKEIRAENLVAHYNGSSYELLCQVGRRAKRYYFQDGKLLHSTPLSRRDFVPDDFPDTKLNQIIESAIAQRMQNIEIGELIYREMLRDFFFYKDKDIHYRHNFQHQIVFSCSLNAGYYKATTTLSFDKVLSNDYFLVACASSDEVLRHYFKRNDVEYRWLMDDSFKLNTENFIVCLAQVDELILETSVNYINDCLEIKCSHPDLKKKIGKKVHFMINTQTLYPISTHQFSVFITELTRGVNISFHFPQDIASVDCVPFFSGQDKDPVVNITNNEISVSSRPDEWIFPVSGVVFAY